A region of Salvia splendens isolate huo1 chromosome 17, SspV2, whole genome shotgun sequence DNA encodes the following proteins:
- the LOC121774810 gene encoding calmodulin-binding protein 60 C-like: MQRQYMEAASGMAAREKRSLDPSGSEEGQPDRKRPALASVIVEALKVDSLQKLCSSLEPILRRVVSEEVERALAKLGPAKLNGRVSPKRIEGPDGRNVQLQFRSKLSLPLFTGGKVEGEQGTAIHIVLLDANTGHLVTSGPESSVKLDVVVLEGDFNNEDDDDWSQETFESHIVKEREGKRPLLTGDLQVTLKQGVGTIGELTFTDNSSWIRSRKFRLGLKVASGICEGIRIREAKTDAFTVKDHRGELYKKHYPPALNDEVWRLEKIGKDGSFHKRLNKAGIFTVEDFLRLVVRDPQKLRHILGSGMSNKMWDILEQHSKTCVLGGKLYVYYPDEPRNVGVIFNDIYELSGLIAGGQYHSVDSLSDNQKVFVDTLVKKAYDNWTHVIEYDSKSFLGFDQNKSPDAQNDHRIQSQYQLNSFDHLTLPTLPASDHVEHSPVTPGLATRAHHENVGNQFPTQPHNMNLNVSMQLESPSYPPNQLMSTMQQSQPSGNDNMLALGPPLSTSPSFPTSVTPNLTSYRALEDIPEDEIRVRTHEMLENDDMQHLLRMFSMNGNGHASFNANEQGFPSSTYNPFSPPSFSFGEDRTRSSGKAVVGWLKLKAALRWGIFIRKKAAERRAQLVELDDY, encoded by the exons ATGCAGAGGCAGTATATGGAAGCAGCGAGCGGTATGGCGGCGAGAGAGAAGCGGAGTTTGGATCCGAGCGGTAGCGAGGAAGGTCAACCGGATAGGAAACGACCGGCTCTCGCTAG TGTTATTGTTGAGGCTCTTAAAGTGGACAGCCTACAAAAGCTATGCTCATCACTGGAACCAATTCTTCGTAGAGTG GTTAGTGAAGAGGTAGAGCGTGCCTTGGCAAAACTGGGCCCGGCCAAATTAAATGGAAG GGTTTCTCCAAAAAGAATTGAGGGCCCTGATGGTAGAAATGTGCAGCTTCAGTTCAGGTCGAAGTTGTCGCTGCCTCTATTTACAGGTGGAAAAGTGGAGGGAGAGCAGGGTACTGCAATCCATATTGTGTTGCTAGATGCAAATACAGGCCATTTAGTGACATCAGGTCCAGAGTCTTCAGTCAAATTAGatgttgttgtgcttgaaggtgaTTTCAACAATGAGGATGATGATGACTGGAGTCAGGAAACATTTGAGTCTCATATTGTGAAGGAACGAGAGGGAAAGCGGCCACTGCTTACTGGAGACTTGCAAGTGACTTTAAAGCAAGGTGTCGGTACCATTGGGGAGCTGACATTCACTGACAACTCTAGTTGGATTCGGAGCAGAAAATTTAGACTTGGTCTGAAAGTTGCCTCTGGTATTTGTGAAGGCATTCGAATCCGAGAAGCCAAAACAGATGCCTTTACTGTCAAGGATCACAGAGGGGAAT tatacAAGAAACATTATCCGCCGGCACTTAATGATGAAGTTTGGAGATTGGAGAAGATTGGTAAAGATGGGTCGTTCCATAAGAGGCTCAATAAAGCTGGAATATTTACAGTGGAAGACTTCTTGCGACTTGTAGTGAGAGACCCACAGAAACTTCGACAT ATACTGGGAAGTGGAATGTCCAATAAGATGTGGGATATTCTCGAACAGCACTCAAAGACATGCGTCTTGGGTGGAAAACTCTATGTGTACTATCCTGATGAACCAAGAAATGTGGGAGTCATATTCAATGATATCTATGAGTTGAGTGGTCTGATTGCTGGTGGACAGTATCATTCAGTTGATTCCCTGTCTGACAATCAGAAG GTCTTTGTTGATACATTAGTGAAGAAGGCATATGACAACTGGACACATGTCATAGAATATGATAGCAAATCTTTTCTGGGTTTCGATCAAAATAAGAGTCCAGATGCTCAAAATGATCACAGGATTCAATCGCAATATCAGCTTAATTCTTTTGATCACCTTACTCTACCTACTCTCCCAGCATCAGATCATGTTGAACATAGTCCTGTCACCCCTGGACTGGCTACAAGAG CTCATCATGAAAATGTTGGAAACCAGTTTCCTACTCAACCGCACAATATGAATCTCAATGTTTCTATGCAATTGGAGAGCCCTTCATATCCTCCTAACCAGCTCATGAGTACGATGCAACAATCTCAGCCATCTGGAAATGATAACATGCTCGCTCTTGGTCCACCACTGTCAACCTCTCCTAGCTTCCCTACCAGTGTCACACCGAATCTTACTTCCTATAGGGCACTGGAGGACATCCCTGAGGACGAAATTCGTGTAAGAACTCATGAAATGCTTGAAAATGATGATATGCAGCATCTACTGCGCATGTTTAGTATGAATGGGAATGGTCATGCTTCTTTCAACGCCAACGAACAAGGTTTTCCATCCTCAACTTACAACCCATTCTCACCACCAAGCTTCAGTTTTGGTGAGGACCGTACACGTTCATCTGGAAAAGCTGTTGTCGGGTGGCTCAAACTTAAAGCGGCTCTAAGATGGGGCATTTTCATCAGAAAGAAAGCTGCTGAGAGAAGGGCCCAACTTGTGGAGTTGGATGATTACTAA
- the LOC121773564 gene encoding F-box protein At1g61340-like, with protein sequence MGSRVDEGYGMGLVRSTSFGRKRVFLSNQSIEFGDYDDCAANPSLKRRCSQNSVFSGEEASLEDLPQVILIRILCGVEHDDLKSLFFVSKAVREATLIAKESHFAYNTPRKTVGFKPFSKNRVDWLGELMEMEAPNTTLQHRVPRKRLSAKNLADISVALFASGDEASCCWPRRDLFSDN encoded by the exons ATGGGGTCTAGGGTTGATGAAGGGTACGGAATGGGGTTGGTGAGGAGCACTTCATTTGGGAGGAAGAGAGTGTTTTTGTCGAATCAGAGTATTGAATTTGGGGATTATGATGATTGTGCTGCGAATCCAAGTTTGAAGAGACGGTGCTCTCAGAATTCTGTTTTTTCGGGGGAGGAAGCGTCGCTTGAAGATTTGCCTCAAGTGATTCTG ATTCGGATACTGTGTGGTGTGGAGCATGACGATTTGAAGAGTCTGTTTTTCGTATCCAAAGCTGTTAGAGAAGCG ACTCTAATCGCGAAGGAATCTCATTTCGCGTACAACACACCGAGGAAGACGGTGGGATTTAAACCCTTTAGCAAAAACAGAGTGGATTGGCTAGGTGAATTGATGGAGATGGAAGCCCCAAATACTACATTGCAGCATAGGGTTCCACGGAAGAGGCTGAGTGCGAAGAATCTAGCCGACATTTCGGTGGCGCTCTTCGCCTCCGGCGACGAAGCCAGCTGCTGCTGGCCTCGTAGAGATCTGTTTTCGGATAATTGA
- the LOC121773312 gene encoding pentatricopeptide repeat-containing protein At5g18390, mitochondrial-like, whose protein sequence is MLVVRKIPALITGTSTSTLSFIRTLTAGASLFCNNDGGGSIRGLPNDDYFATIHHISNIVRRDIYMERTLNKMRISKIVNSELVYRVFRSCCNCGIESFRFFNWARTHHPNYEPTTVEFEELLKILARNRNWETMWKVAGTMKAQNFAISPSVVSFIIEQYGKHGLIDQAVGLFNGLKNFNCPQTTEVYNSLLFALCEVKNFQGAYALIRRMVRKGTVPDKRTYSVLVNAWCLAGKMREAQEFLKEMSKKGFNPPVRGRDLLVDGLLNSGYLESALGLVRKMTKEGFVPDVGTFNSLAEALCNSGRIDFCIDLFHDVCGLGFCPDTSTYKIMITMTSKVGKVDEAFALLHRSIENGHRPFPSLYAPILKALCRNGQFDDAFSFFSDMKVKGHPPNRPVYTMLIKMCGRAGRFVEAANYLVEMTELDLLPMPQSFDMVSDGLKNCGKHDLAKRIEQLEISARGL, encoded by the coding sequence ATGCTTGTGGTTCGCAAAATCCCTGCCCTCATCACTGGCACGTCTACGAGCACATTGTCTTTTATCCGGACCCTGACTGCTGGAGCCAGTTTATTTTGTAACAATGATGGTGGTGGAAGTATTAGAGGCTTACCCAACGATGACTACTTTGCTACGATTCACCACATATCCAACATTGTGCGACGTGATATATACATGGAGCGCACCCTCAACAAGATGCGTATATCAAAGATTGTAAACTCAGAGTTAGTTTACCGTGTCTTCCGTAGCTGCTGCAACTGTGGGATAGAATCTTTTCGCTTCTTCAATTGGGCAAGGACACACCACCCAAATTATGAGCCTACCACCGTTGAGTTTGAAGAGCTCCTCAAAATCTTAGCTCGAAACCGCAATTGGGAGACCATGTGGAAGGTAGCAGGAACTATGAAAGCACAGAACTTTGCTATATCTCCATCGGTTGTCTCTTTCATTATCGAACAATATGGCAAACATGGCCTCATAGATCAAGCCGTCGGCCTTTTTAACGGCCTCAAAAACTTTAATTGTCCGCAGACGACTGAAGTATACAATTCCTTGCTTTTTGCTCTATGTGAGGTTAAGAACTTCCAAGGGGCATATGCTTTGATAAGGAGAATGGTTCGGAAAGGGACCGTTCCTGATAAGCGAACCTATTCGGTTCTTGTTAACGCGTGGTGCTTGGCAGGGAAGATGAGAGAGGCTCAGGAATTCTTGAAGGAGATGAGTAAAAAGGGGTTCAATCCTCCTGTCCGCGGCCGAGATTTGCTGGTAGATGGACTACTAAACTCAGGGTATCTCGAATCAGCTTTAGGGCTGGTTCGGAAAATGACCAAGGAAGGCTTCGTGCCAGATGTAGGCACGTTCAATTCGTTGGCAGAAGCTCTATGCAATTCTGGCCGAATCGACTTCTGCATCGATCTTTTTCATGATGTTTGTGGATTGGGATTTTGTCCTGACACGAGCACGTACAAGATTATGATAACTATGACGTCGAAAGTTGGGAAAGTTGACGAGGCTTTTGCACTACTTCATCGGTCCATTGAGAATGGTCACCGTCCGTTTCCCAGCTTGTATGCTCCAATCTTGAAAGCTCTTTGCCGGAATGGACAGTTTGACGACGCATTCAGTTTTTTCTCTGATATGAAGGTGAAAGGCCATCCTCCAAACCGTCCCGTGTATACTATGCTGATAAAAATGTGCGGACGTGCTGGTAGATTCGTCGAGGCTGCCAATTATTTGGTGGAGATGACTGAGTTAGATCTGTTACCTATGCCACAGAGCTTTGATATGGTTTCTGATGGCTTAAAGAATTGTGGCAAACACGATTTGGCCAAACGAATTGAACAGCTAGAGATATCTGCCCGTGGCCTCTGA